The Apibacter raozihei genome contains a region encoding:
- a CDS encoding helix-turn-helix domain-containing protein — MAQPVSYTEESDSIKKQFLQSYLLCITGILALYLIYYWSVQLYPFNYLTASYLVLHLLLIIIVYKVKYDYLKPYIMVYVVVLTLLLYPFMVLFWEAGRITPFMWYFLIPFGMTLFYNFKTIISMGIYIVVLICTAFLLVQVIPEEQYISFVDKQLVIINVATVFFALILISLILYYMNKLRFISVSIPVKEVKTTHLESTHLDDSKYSELYDKILDYMENKEPYCDPGFTISQLASELNSNVSYISRTIKIKKNMNFTSFINLYRISKVKKMLENNYHIKYSLKYIYTYSGFKQQTTFNKVFKQIEGVTPSEYIQSMTKEDGTSYRFD, encoded by the coding sequence ATGGCGCAGCCGGTTTCTTACACAGAAGAATCTGATTCGATTAAAAAACAATTTTTACAAAGTTATTTGCTTTGCATTACAGGTATTTTAGCGCTTTACTTAATTTATTATTGGAGTGTACAGCTATATCCTTTCAATTATCTGACAGCATCATACTTAGTTTTACATTTGCTATTAATTATTATAGTCTATAAGGTAAAATATGATTATTTAAAGCCATATATTATGGTATATGTTGTGGTACTAACCTTATTGTTATATCCATTTATGGTTTTGTTTTGGGAAGCCGGAAGAATAACTCCTTTTATGTGGTATTTTTTAATTCCTTTCGGAATGACGTTGTTTTATAATTTTAAGACAATAATATCAATGGGAATCTATATTGTTGTTCTTATATGTACAGCATTTCTTTTAGTTCAAGTGATACCCGAAGAACAATACATTAGTTTTGTTGATAAACAACTTGTTATTATTAATGTTGCAACCGTGTTTTTTGCTTTGATATTGATTAGTCTTATTCTCTATTATATGAATAAATTACGATTTATTTCAGTAAGCATACCTGTTAAAGAAGTAAAAACTACACATTTAGAATCAACTCATCTTGATGATTCGAAATATTCTGAGTTATATGATAAAATTTTAGATTATATGGAAAATAAAGAACCATATTGCGATCCGGGGTTCACTATTTCCCAACTGGCATCAGAGTTGAACAGTAATGTCTCGTACATATCCAGGACTATTAAAATTAAAAAAAATATGAATTTTACTTCATTCATTAACTTATACAGAATAAGTAAAGTAAAAAAAATGTTAGAAAATAATTACCATATTAAATATAGTCTGAAATATATTTATACGTATTCAGGTTTTAAACAACAAACAACATTTAACAAGGTTTTTAAACAAATTGAAGGAGTTACACCCTCAGAGTATATTCAAAGTATGACAAAAGAAGATGGAACTAGCTATCGTTTTGATTAA
- a CDS encoding bifunctional nuclease family protein, whose product MDLIRLNIRGISYSQTQTGAYALILEEDFGKRKIPVIIGSFEAQSIALALEKDITPPRPITHDLFTTFAKSFHIQVKAVFIYKLVDGVFYSNILFQNSDTDEEKEIDSRTSDAIALAVRFNAPIYTTKEIMEKAGVYMDMKEENSEDATIEKAIDNIENQLKMDNLEDSFAHLSEMEINDLLSKALESEDYETAAKLRDELNRRTEI is encoded by the coding sequence ATGGATTTAATAAGATTAAATATTAGAGGAATTTCTTACAGCCAAACACAGACCGGAGCTTATGCACTTATTCTTGAAGAAGATTTTGGAAAACGTAAAATACCGGTAATTATAGGAAGTTTTGAGGCCCAATCTATTGCTTTAGCTTTAGAAAAAGACATAACTCCTCCCCGTCCTATTACCCATGATTTATTTACAACTTTTGCTAAAAGTTTTCATATTCAGGTTAAAGCCGTTTTTATCTATAAACTAGTTGATGGAGTTTTCTATTCTAACATATTGTTCCAGAATTCTGATACAGATGAAGAAAAAGAAATAGATTCCCGCACTTCCGATGCTATTGCTTTGGCAGTAAGATTTAATGCACCTATATATACCACGAAAGAAATTATGGAAAAAGCGGGTGTGTACATGGATATGAAAGAGGAAAATTCTGAAGATGCAACCATTGAAAAAGCAATTGATAATATTGAAAATCAATTGAAAATGGATAATTTAGAAGATTCTTTTGCTCATTTATCCGAAATGGAAATTAATGATTTATTATCCAAGGCTTTAGAAAGCGAAGATTATGAGACAGCAGCCAAATTGCGTGATGAGCTGAATAGAAGAACTGAAATTTAA
- the murI gene encoding glutamate racemase: MRENQPIGIFDSGMGGLTTAKEIKRLLPNESVIYFGDSKHLPYGDKSKEVIIEYSEQITRFLIEKGCKAIVIACNTATSNALHEVKAIAKSHKVPVYDVISPVAEKVAYAFNQNIGVIATKSTIASHIYRKSIRKLNKHIEVQELATPLLAPVIEEGFNNHAISEIVLRTYLNNKKLQNIDSLILGCTHYPLILNEVKQFYQNKIQVIDSPLIVANFIKHDLEKRKLLSNTSNSDYEFYVSDLNPNFARLAKKFFGSNINLETINLNNPIPALSNE, encoded by the coding sequence ATGAGAGAAAATCAACCTATAGGTATTTTTGATTCCGGTATGGGAGGGCTTACAACAGCAAAAGAAATTAAGAGATTGCTGCCTAATGAAAGCGTAATTTATTTTGGAGATTCTAAACATCTTCCTTATGGAGATAAATCTAAGGAAGTAATTATTGAATATTCTGAACAAATTACCCGGTTTCTAATTGAAAAAGGTTGCAAAGCTATTGTTATAGCTTGCAACACAGCTACATCTAATGCGCTTCATGAAGTTAAAGCAATTGCTAAATCGCATAAGGTACCTGTTTATGATGTTATTTCTCCCGTTGCAGAGAAAGTAGCCTATGCTTTTAATCAAAATATAGGAGTCATAGCTACAAAATCCACTATTGCATCTCATATTTACAGAAAAAGCATACGCAAGCTTAACAAGCACATAGAGGTTCAGGAACTTGCTACACCTTTATTGGCTCCGGTAATAGAAGAAGGTTTTAATAATCATGCTATTTCTGAAATTGTATTAAGAACATATTTAAACAATAAAAAATTACAAAATATAGATTCCCTGATTTTAGGATGCACTCATTACCCTCTTATTCTTAATGAAGTTAAACAATTTTATCAGAACAAAATTCAGGTAATAGACTCTCCTTTAATTGTAGCCAATTTTATTAAACACGATCTGGAAAAAAGAAAATTGTTATCCAATACAAGTAACTCCGATTATGAATTTTATGTTTCTGACTTAAATCCTAATTTTGCCAGACTGGCAAAAAAATTTTTTGGTAGTAATATAAATTTAGAGACTATAAATTTAAATAATCCGATTCCCGCTTTATCTAATGAATAG